In Drosophila miranda strain MSH22 chromosome XR, D.miranda_PacBio2.1, whole genome shotgun sequence, the genomic window TTAAGATACAAATCGGATGACTATATATGGATGACATATATCTGGCTTTGGGCCCCGATTTCAGCCTTCGTTTCCTGGCTTATAATTGCCGTTGCCTTGAGCAACAGGGATCGAAGAAACCCCTGGTCTAGGCAGCACCTGTGCCTGGTACACCTGTGTTTGGGAACAGCACCTgacatttttgttgttgggcgTTTTCGAGTTTTCCCTTGCCTTGGCAACTTTGTTTGACGGTTTTTCTTTTGGGTGCTGCACTGCCTTTGGTTTACAATTATCGATTGACCTTGTTGCTGAATACATTTCGAGCCTAGTCCATTTCTATTTTATTATTTGCCCTCCCAGGTACTTAGAGGATACAAGTCTGTGTACATAAAGGTAGGCTCGAGCCTGGGACAGGCTAATTTATTATGCCCATTGACCAATGGCCGACACACACGGAGGAGCGTTTGACGTGATAATGGGTGCCAATTTACCGAAATTTCTATTTCCATTTTGAGGCAGGACGGGTTTTAGTGAGGCAGTTGACAGTCGCCTGTAAGCGAGCCCCTTCCCCCCTCCCACCGAAGGGGTGCCTTCGTACAGGGCTGCCTGGCCAGGGCCTTGCATAATGACAGTTTGTGGGATTATTTTTTCGCAAACAGCTGATGGGCAGAGGAATCTATACCCCCAGACAGAAGGCCGGGCCGGGAACGTGCTCGTAATTGAATTATTAGTTTTCATCACCAACTGAGCTAATCGGAAGCGTCTTTATAGTATTAATTAGCGTGGAAATGTGTATGATCGTCTGGCCCTTTCTTGATTGATTTGTTTTGTTATTGTGCAGTTGGCAACGCTTTTGTTTCCAACGGCGCTTTTTGTTGCCTTTGCTGTTTGTGCTCCTCCTGTCGTCGTCTGCTGATTAACTGTTAAATTGAATGAACACTCCTCCCCATGCGCTCACTgtctcccgctcccgctctcGTTCCCTCTTCCTCCCGTCTGCGGTGCGGTGCGCTCTTCTAACTAGCATGTTGTTTACAGCTGCACGCGATTTTAATTCTTTTGATTGCTCTCTCACGCTCActtacacacacgcacactgcagcactcgtgtgtgtgtgtgtgtgtgtgtgagagacaAGCTCACTTGACACATTTACAAGTGGAGCGAAAGGGGGAACAAGAACTGCAGTTTCGCTCCTTTTGTGGTGCGTGGTTTTCAtgcttttgttgcttttgctgcttcttatttttgttttgcatCGTTTGGCGTATAAACAGTTACAAAGCAAGCTTGATGTGTGGCAACGTCAACGGTTGTGTTGTGCACTGGGCAAATAAACAACAATACAACAGAagagatacatatatatatgtacataggcAGAGTCAAAAGCCGAACGGTTTGATACCCGTACAGAATGCACCTTTCTACTGCAGCTTGccgatatacatacatatgtatttatgtagtACATAATCGTGCGATTCCAGGACTATGCAGAAACACAAGAAACCTCAGCTTGTGATATCTCTGTAAACTCTAAATGAAACGTTCTCGACAAGAATCAGTCAGACGAATAAATTTCGAGTCTGTCCGAAGTAGGTATACCCAGGGTAGGGCAGGGTATAACAAGTAGTCCCCTTTGCTGGGGGCCAAGCACATGTGCATACAGCCGTACATTTGCATTAATGTGGTGGCatgcttgtgtgtgtgcgaaaACGAAAACACGTCATTTGCTGCTATCGCACTTTGTAATTCGAGCAGCACTGCCATAAAGCTGCCATCGACGTCAGCGGCAACTGCGActgcgacagcgacagcgacggaGACAGCGCCAGAACGACTCTCAGAGctcactcccttccgccccgcccACCCCCCCGTACAAATACTAGCCATCAACAATGGGAAAAGTTTTGTGCTCCGCCCCCATCAAGTGTAATTATAAAAGCCCCGTTTATTGTTGCTCCGCGCTCTGCCGGCGTCGGCGCCAACAGTTTGTTGCACTCGCAAATTAACAATAGCAATGCCATGTAAAAGGGTAACATAACGTAACGCAACGCAACGCTTTGTCCTGTCAGACGTCCCGCCCAGGGGGACACGATACGATACCCAAACGCAACAGTTTCGACTGTAATCCCAGTCGAAGGCCCTGATTTGGGTCAGAAGACAGTTGGCAACGCAACAACGCCAAATGCAAAACGTAAATAAAGGGAAGCGGAGAACGTAGCTCCCACAAAAATTAAGGTTATAGGAAACACATTAGACTTTGCCCAACCTGCAAGCTGCACCCCACACGTGTCGGGTGCGGTGCTGCTCTCTCATCTGCTGAATCATTCTAGAAAAAGCAACAGCACTGATTGGATGAATCGCATGTCCAACAATTGATTCCCAAAGTGTCCGCACCCAGCTCCAGTAATAGACAGTGCCGAACCCAAGCTGATAATCAAATTGTTTGCGAATCGTTCTTGCAACGCTCCATTAAATCCAAATTTTTCGATTGCCATTGCAGGAGAAGACACTCCGAGAGAAGCACCAAAAACAGAACAGCACGAGGCCACATTTCACATTTGTAGGCCAGAGTAATCAGgagaagcaacagcaacagcaacaactacaGCTACAGAATGGCGGACTTCCGTTTCGATATTAGGCCATTGTTTCCTGAGCCGATTGTCAGGGTGACCTCGAACCTCCTGCCGCACACTTTTCGCGGCGATCGGCGTCAGTGCCTGTAAGTATTGAAACTGGACGCGGAATAGGAATATCGGTTCGCATCTCACCCAGAAAGTGTCCACTAACCTCTGCGTTTCCCAGAGATGCCACCTCGAAGATGTCGGAGATTATCGACCGTCTGGGAGAGCTGTCGGCCACGTCGCAGGGCCTGTCTAAGCCGGTGACCACGGCCCAGCGTCTGCGGATGTCCGAGAACCAGACCATCTATCTGCTGGCTGATACCGAGGCAGGACACAAGTAAGACCCAAGCAGCGTGTGATCAGAGTACGAACCTCAATAAATGTGCCTTTTTAGTGGAGCTGTGACTGGGCTGCTCAAGGTGGGAAACAAGGATCTGTATCTGTTCGACGAGGCCGGTCAGACGCGCAAGGTGGAGCGGGCACCATCCATTCTGGACTTCTATGTGCACGAGTCCCGCCAGCGTACTGGTCTGGGCAAGCGTCTGTTCGAGACCATGCTGAGGGAGGAGAACTGGACCCCGTTGAAGTGCTCGGTGGACAGGCCGTCGGAGAAACTGCTGGCCTTCTTCGGCAAGCACTACGGCCTGGTGCGCACCATTCCGCAGTCCAATAATTTTGTTCTGTATGAGGGATACTTTAATGAAGCCAACTCCTCGAGTGGCCATGCCCACGCCCAGTCTTCGCAGGAGGCCAAAACCGAACTGCACATTACAAACAGGTGAGTCCCTGGGGGCGTGACCGGGAGTGCGACCGGTGccgggcctgggcctggcTTGGATTGTCGCTGTTTGTGGCAATTAAGGCGTTCCTTTCGCTGCAGGAAACATTTCACTTTCAGTTGGCCATTTTTTTGGCCCCATTTGCATATCGTATGCAAATCGGACTGCCGTCGTGGCCTGCATTGTTTCTTTCTTTGATTGTTTGTTTGGCCAAAGGAAGCCCCACCCCGCCCCGCGCCGCCCCGACGCGCCACGACCCGCTCCGATCTGATCGATATCCGAATGAAATTAAGCATAATTAATCACTAGTCTAAGGACTCGCGGTGGCCTGTTGCTTtatgcttttgcttttgcttttacTTTCCGTGTCTTAACTTAAACTTACTAATtgatctttctctctctcgccaTCCACATGTTGCGCTAACTAATGATAACCAACCATGACCATCATCATCAACCAACCAATAAACGAAACAAACAGTCCTAACACACAACTCTTTGGTGCTACTTACTTGGGCGAGGAAGTCAACCACAGGCGACACGGCTcccagcagcagaagcagaccCCGAATGTGCTGCTGCAGCAAATAACACAGATCTCACCAAACGGACGGTATGGCGCCAGGCACCCCACCTGCACCATGGCAGAGGTACTAACAGACAAGTGGATGTGCGGAGGGGTTTTGCCCCGAAAGAGCACCCGGGGCGGCCCAAAGGGAATCTAAAAAATTATTCTAGTTTAGAGTTTTTTTTGGCTGAATgataaaaattatttgttaAGTAGTAGGCCACGGCCCCCAGAGTATTTGGAACTCTGAGTAGGCCTTTTCGCCGGTtcaaatttcattttttcacGTGTGTCATTAGGAGAGCTCTCGAAAAAGTTCAGTTCAAATTTATATTCGAAACCAAACGGATCTCTCTTACAATTCCTAGTGTAGAAAATACTTTTTACTagtaatattattttttttttgtttgttttacattcaaaatatttacaaCGAAATCCAAAGCCGAGTCTCGTCGCGAATTGTGTCAAGTGTTTCGTGCCGATTAGTTGTTTCTAGTGTTGAAAATTATGGAAGCCAAACGCGGTAATAATGCCTCGGCCACACGCCATGCCACTCACGCATCTCGGACTAGTGTTGCCGTAAGTTGAACGTGTAGCTCAACCTCAACCATCTTCCACTGATGAGGGTTCCCTGGCTTTTGCAGTCACGCCATGGCCAGCAGCCCGCAGCTGCAGGAGGACAAGGAGCCACCATGTCACGCAAGCATGTCAGCGAGGCCAGCCTGACGACCAGCCAGGCCAGACGGGATACCGAGAACGTGAGCCTACTACTCGTGTTATGCCTTCGACCCTGCCGCGTGCTGACTCTCCCTCTTGCAGCCTCGCAAAAGTCCGTTGGATGCTCTGAGCCGTGCCGGCGTGGTTCGCCAGCAGGACCCCTTCCAACGTCGCTCGGGTCTGCAGGATGTGGACGAAGCCTTCCTGGCCACGAACGCCTTTGCCCGACCATCGCGCGTGCGTCACTCTGGACTAGATGGTTGGACTGATGCCGGCGCTGCCGTTCCAGCAGCTGCACCTGCTGCCGTGGCCCCCATCCGCGTGAATGGCGGACAGGAGCAGGCTCAGGTGGTGTACCAACAGACGCAGCCGCAACAGGGCATGCCTTTGCAGGCGGCCGCTGCCACACAGGATCAGCAGCAGATGCCGCCGACCCTGCAACAAACGCCGCCGGTGGCTGCTGTGCCCTCTCTGCAGCAGTTCAATCAGCAGCCGGCCGCTGGCCAGCCCACTCGCCACGAACCGTATCCCACTGGACGGGCCCATGTCCACCATaatcagcaacagcagcagcagcaggttgCCTAtgatcagcagcaacagcaacagcaaattGCCCAGCAGGAGACCCAGGCCATCGGCCAATCCCAGTCACAGGGACAACTGTCACCACGCAAATatcaacagcagccgcagacGCAGGGCTTCGTAAATATCACAAAGTTCCTCGCTAGCTTGCGGAGAGATTAAAGAGCCGTTCCTCTGCCCCCCACAGCCCAATCAGCCCAATGTCAGTGGCGGAGAACGCGCTGCGGCTGGCGGACCTGGCAGCGGaggtcagcagcagcagcaacaccagcagcagcagcagcaacaacagcagcagcagcaccaccagcagcagcatgttggCGGCGGAGCCGCTCCGCCTCCCGAAGCCGAGATGTGCACCACGTGCCCCAACTGCCAGACCACCATCTACTTGGTGCGCTCCGCCGAAATGGGACATGGCGACAATTCTCTGCCCACTCAATAGATGCAAAGCATCAAAAGACTAAATTTCCAGTAGAACCAAATCACCCATACAATCAGTTTCGAAAGAAAATGAATTCCAGTAGCCCCCCGAAGGAGTAACCTAGTGTCGGACCACGTACTCTGGGCCAAATTCTCTGTAATCCAAAATTTTCCTTGCaagtgtttgtttttttttttctggctCGTTAGTGTCGTGAGAatgtttatatatatttttgttaaataaaaaccaaccCTTAGGAgggatgtgtgtgtgcgatGTGTCACGACTTTCGCTGCCCCACAGAGTGGGTCAAATCCACCCTTAAGGAGAAAGTGGTGGTTGGATGACATGAAAGAGGGAAGGGTGGGTGCTGGCTGCGTGCCAAAGCGCTGTTTTGGGGGCGACATTTGGCCCACTAAAGCACCAAATTTACGTTTTGTAGCCCCGGATTTATATGAAGTTGTATGCTAAGCAAAGCAATTAATAAAGCAATTCCCTGATTCGCGCTACCACTCAAATGGGTCTTAATTAATACAAATAGTTAGATATTATCACTAGAAAATACTAGAAATATTATTTTTCCCATGAAAATGTTGTTAATTTTGCCCCGTTTTCCATCCCATAGATAATTTCTGGAATCTCGAAGGTCAGCACCAAAGGAGCAGGTGGCACCGGCAGTGGAGAGTCGAGCAGGTGAGACGCAACATTCCTTGCATCCATCTATCCATCCAGAGCATTACCTCCCAGTCCATTATCATTTCCGTGTACCGTCTACATTTGGGTTTgatttctttcttttcgtttttgtttttcagaATCAAATAGATAAGGTCAATCCACATAAAATGCACACACGGCTACAAtagacatacatacatattagATAATTCGGTAGAGAAAAAGATTTATAAACTTAAACAGGAATTGTACAAAGCTTTGATTTTAGCCAATTATTTATACTTTCGCCTAGTTAATTTACACAAAGAATTTACTTAATGTACAATAAATATCAGCAGCCGAAGACGCTGCCTGCACTTGTCGCACCACCCCAgggccacagccacagccacgaCCATCCAAACATACAAAAGATAATCCCACACTATCGGAACCGtcacacaaacaaacaaataccTGACAATTGTGATCACAACATACATATCTATTTTTTAACATTTAACGACATTTACATTTATTTGTGGTAATTTATTCGtccttgttttttttttacttgtCGAGAAATAAAACAAAGAATATTCTCGAGCATGCATCGAGTAACGAACCCAATGTCCATCCAAGAATTTTGTTCAGAATCTCAGGAGTGCAAATCAGTTTCTTTAAACCCCTTGTAACCCTCTTTCGACAGCGGCGGCAATGCCGATGGCAACAACATCGCAGAGGAGATGACCGCCCAAATGGACTTGCATCACCTGGAGGACCAGCAGCAGGCACACGGTCACATGAACACCAAACGTATGGACCTGCAGGAAGTCGCCGACCAGGAGGAGGCACACTTCATTCGGTACGGGCTGCCACCACAGATGGATTCACAGCCCGAGTTCGAACCAGAGCCGGAGCCATTAACACCACCATCACCGCCGGAGGTGGCCGAGAGCATCATCGGGGAGAACCGTAGGCCTGCGGGGTTCCATCTCAGCAAGCAGCACACTGGAATGAAGAATCGCTCCTCTGGCGTGGGCATGGCTGTGATGCCCACCAGCAAGATGGAGTTCAACCAGGAGGAGCGCGAGGACTTCGGCGTGGTCAAGATAAATCGTCCGCCGGGACACAATGGCCACCCGCTGGGCCACGACAACACAGACGCCGTGTCCACGGTGTCCTCCGGCAACGGCGGTCACCTCACCAACGAGGGCTACAACGATCTTAAGTTCTATCACAACAGATTGTGGTAAGGGAAGGAAGACGGCCCCCATCTTGGATCTTTTGTACGTGGCATATTAAGGATAATCAAGCAGATATAACCAACAATTTAGAGAGTTAGCATGTACTACTTAACCAGGCCTAGGCAAAACACAACCTACTACACAAACCACAACCAGACGGTTCCTGTACTTCAGTTCGATCATTTTGTTGTGAGCTTCTTCAATGTTTTGTTGAATCGTTCATTTGTTACAAGCCTCGCACCCGGAACAGCAacgtatccgtatccgtatccgtaaTTTATAGCGTCACAATACAATGATAACAATAGCGAAATGTATGTAGAATAATTTCCGTCAGCACTAATTTAGAAAATaattatcttttttttttttaactctCGATTTATAGTAGCAGTCATGTATACTGAAACATATTTTACGGCTATAATCTCAATTGGGGTCCAGTCACATAATCCAACCCAATATGTGTATCTTCCAATTGCAGCAAACGTGAATATTACGAGCAACTATATGGCGACTATATGCTATAACCAACCGCCCCCCCTCCCCAAAATATATAATCTCTAATCAACATTCCCGAATGAAAATTTGTCTTAAATTTTAGTTAATAGCGCCCAAATAAAGCACAATTTTTATCGATTCTATTTGCCAAGTAGAGGACCAAGGCATTCCATTTTATCTGCAAGACAATTATGTACTATTACACTCGCATGATATGGAAATCTACGGCCAGATCTGAGGTGCTGAGAAATCTTTAAAGTAGAGCTATCGTTGGTGTTGCAGGTGCTGCTGATCTAATCAAGTACTGGACATGGGATCCATCCGCCTGGCCTTCCTTTACATGTAGATGAAATTGAACCTGGAAATGAAGGGAGCGAGTGGTTAATGGAGGGAAGATCTATCTATGATATGATATGATTTATTCAAGATTCTACTTACCGGCACAGGGCCTGCGGCAGCGATGAGATGATCGGTCCGTAGCCTTGCGAGTTGTCGTATAGCTCGAAGAGGGGCGCCGCAACGAGCTTATAATTTTTGGGCACAGCAAATAGTGCTAGATTACAGAAAACGATAGAGACAGAATTCATGTATGTAGAGATATCATGGAGCATTGTAAATCACACGGTGTATACGTATTAGCTAGATCGATTACAATCGGTTACAAAATTTACATATTATAAAGAATCGTTTGCGCTGCCACATGATATAAAAGCTGATATATAAAAGAGTCGTATGTATTATGTTTTACATTCATGGTTCGATTCGTTACACTCTAATTACTAGGATCCATCCGTTGGTCGGTCAGTGCTCTTGCTCTCGCCCAACGATGATCAACTAAAAATGATCGACTACTCTGATATGAACATAATTTCCATTAGGAGCAACATTATACAATGGTCTATGCGAATTAGTGGTGTCTTGTGCGCTGAAGCGGCAGCCTAGTGTTCAGCTCAGCGCACAAGCACAAAAATGAGCCGAAAGAGGTATAACAGAGTATTTCATTCATTTGGTTATGGTTACATATAAACGAGTGCTTATATTAAGGAGCGactggcctggcctggtccTGGCTGCGCAGCGTTGCGCTGCATGCACACAAATCCGCACAACATGCCGGATTTGGGCGCACGTTACaatgctctgctgctgctgctgccctgcCTGCCCGTGACTCCCGACTATATTCGTACACAACCTTAAGACAAGAAGAACACATGACAATGACAATGACAGTTGTTGACAATAGTAAGAATACTCGTAGAAGTAAGGCAAATAATATCGTATGTATCGTAAGTATTGGGGGGAGGGGAAATATACAGCTTGCGCTCATACAGTCTCACATTGGATGTCGACATATTTACAAAATTAAGAATACAAGAACAATCATTGAATTTCGGATTTTGAGTGATTTTGAGGGAACCAAAAAAATATGCCAACACGCTGTTCTGAGCAACAAATACAAAATTTGAGATAGAGATAATATGTTGTACAATGGAATCTAGAATCAAAACTAAGCCCGGAGGAATTCTGTTTTTTTTCTGAtctgtttttctgtttgttCGTTTCTCTTGATAGTAGAGTTGGGTGGCACGACACACCAGCACGGCGCTAATGGAACGGCTCAGGGTACATCGTAACTGGCGTTCCTGTCCGTATCTAAACAGCATTGAAAAGATATGACATGAGGTTTGTTAGCGTATTCGGTTTTGGcaaacagaaatttaaaaaaaaaacgatacAAGGAGTATATAGTACAAATTGAAATGGTTATTTCCAATGCATTTGTGCTTCTGGTGCAGTTCTCACGCCACTCAATATACCTACGCCGTGGGGCTAGCCAAAGCCAGCCAATTGGATATTTACCCTTTTCATGGAGCTGAACGAGGAACAGCCGCTTGTGCTCCTTGGGCTTGGTGATGTGCGGCGGAATGTACGGATACTGTGGTGGCTCGAAATTGGGACGCCACCAATTGCCAATGGTGTCCTCGACAATCCACTCCTGTTTGACGCCATCCTGACGACCCAGCGTCTACAaaagcaaacaacaaaaacttcCATAAGTCATCCTTGCTCTGGGATATACATATCTTCCGTTCTTCTCCTACCTCAGAAAGGAGTCGCTTCAGGCCATCGACCTCGTCCTCTCCAGCATTGAGCTCCCCGCCAGGCAATTTAAAGAATGTCGTGCcaagctgcagcagcagcacatgCGGCAGCCCATGCTCATGGACGAGGAGCACTCCCTCCACGGAGCGACGCATACCAATGCGATCGAATTCCTCGCGCATTCGCTGAAACCTTGATGGCACCGATGGATCCTTTTCAAAAAGCGGCTCCTTGGTGCCGAATGTGTAGTTAGTCAGGGGATATCTATGCAGGGGATACGTTAATATCGGTATATAACGAAACGCCACATCCACTCTCCATTTAATGTCCTACTTACAGGTTGACGGTGCGATTTATGGTCAGGGCCTGATTCGCGGCAAATTTCTGCGTGCCGTTATTATTATTGCTGACACTTCCACGGAGCGGCCAGCCGGAGCCCGATTTGTTTGAGACTTGCGAGGACGCCATTTTGTTATACACACAACCGCCCGCCAAGGAATTGGTTAAAAGTACGATGCGATCACCGAAATCAAGGGTTTTACGATGGGAAATAGTTTCCCAACAATTGCACTATAGTTTAGTTGGTGCCTATTGCTTTAATTGTAAAATTAGCCGCGGTTTTCAATGATTTTTTTATGTCCAGCGtattgcaaaaaaaaattcaCGCCGGCCGCGCTTATCGATAAAACATACGGTCCGAccatcagaaatataccgaaatataccgtctcattttcaaaatataccgtaaatatgcTGACGAATTccagttctattttacatattcctcgattttgatattccgacgaatattactagctaaataGAACCCACATAATATTatacgattaatgaatcaattttccaCCTGTCTGGCTTATTTTAactacttgcttttattggatatTGTCTGAAAAAGGTTTAGCGAAATAGGTAAAAAAAAAGACGTTTTAGTGAAATAGGTCacacaaaaaaacgaaagaggatagtcgttcatattgttaaatttttatattccGTTGAAAATTTCTGGCTAACTAAAACCCTTAGTTCTGCCCACACAATTTTATCCGACTAATTAATCAATTGTCCACTTGACTGGCTTCTTTTAGATTGTTtctaaaaaaggttttagcgaaaaaggtcaaacaaataaaacgtaAGTGAGTAAttttgctcaattttgatccgttgaataatgctggCTAATTAAGACTCTTAGTTCGGTCCACATGGTTTTAGGCAATTGATGAAAACATTTTCAACAAGATAAGATAATTTAaatattgtattgtatttacGCCGGCCGCGAATAGGGTTGCAACCGGTGTAGggtatatttaaaaaatgtGAAGGAATATTTCAGTAATTTCTGAAGACGATTTTATATATACGATATCGATACACTAGGGTTGCGACATACGTCCTTGCGTCTTGCCAGAGACGCAGTTTTTTTAATGGGGGTTAGGCATAGGAGCCCAGTGGCCAGTGGTAACAATGCGTTCTTTACGAACGCAGGTGCGTCTATTCGAAATATTCGAttattttttccattttcttcCTATCAGCTCAGCTATCTCCACTAATAGCAACAGAAACAAGCAGAGCAAAAATTGAATTTTGGCGCGAAAAAATTATGGCTAAGGtgaaaatatacaatataatcCTTACAAAAAATACTTTAAACTACTTGTATCATTGGATAATACACTTTTGTGAGCCCCTGAAGCCATAGAGGTTCTGCTGGATATATGGAGGAGATCCTCGATGATTTTCTTGCTGTGAGGAAGAACTCGCATAAGCTCTACAAAGAAATGTCAGAAAACAATATATACAAATGAGCCACAAGTTTCTCCATAATTTTATTGATTTTCAAAAACAGCTATTCTCAAGTCGCAAAAACCTGCGTCTGGCAATGGAAACGCTTATTCTTCGTCATTGCGTCCATTCCGATATCGATAGAAAACGCGAGGTGGTGTGAAAGGGCTATCAACAAATCCTAGTTTTTTGTTTATGTTGGGACGTTGTCGGAAAATTCGGCTGGCTGTTTTCCCGTTTCCCGTCTCCCTCTGCCATGAAAAGCTGCTAAAAAGGCTAAATATAAAAATCAGCGCAGCGCGGCCAGACCAACAGTCCGCTCTTCGCTCGGTGCATTGTTTTTCTAGTCGATAGAAAATATGTGAATCGAGACAGGAACGCAGCAGAAACGCATCTCGTGTctgtgtgtatatgtatatgtacaacGGTGCGCCTGTGTTTGCATTTGTGTGAGTGCCTGGTACATGGGAAAATCATTATTATAAATGAAAACTGGTGAAATGTGTAAGTGCAGCATTGAAAATGCAACAGCAAGTTGCCGTCGCTTTGAACTTTTCCATTTTCATGTGCTCTTTTCATCTTCTTTTCTTCCCCTCGACCGCGGTGGCCAGACGACAACCAACTCCCACTTGTACGTGTGCGGGGTGCGCAGTGAAGAAGGGTGTTTACCTCTGTCCGATTTCCTGTGTGTATgagtgcatgtgtgtgtgtgtgcgtgccaGATAAAGACTTGAATTTCTGTTGGTTTTTTCCGTCCGTCGGAGGATATTAGTGTGGGACGGGAGGAGCCGCAAAAGCGTAATATGCTTGCATATCCATTAATTGCGCAAAAGGTCAAAAGTTAGGCACAACGAAATGTGGTAGGGACTATTTGGTCGGAGGGACGGACGGGGCCAGAGACAAAGAGGACGAATTCGGGTGGAAACGaccccacacacacaagcagAAAAGGAGCAAAGGACATCGCCGAACTAAAAAGAACTGAAGACTGTCGACGGCCCACAAATTGATAATTATGTCAGCGGCGGAACTTGAGGCGGAAGCTGCCGCCCAGGAACAGCAGCCAGagcagcacagcagcagcgaacCGCACAGCGAACAAACGAACACTGCCAGCGAGGAGACTTTAAGCACAGCCAcaaacaactacaacaacaatgTGGACATTGaccagcagctgcagcaacaCGCCCagatgcaacagcagcaacagcaacaggagGGGGACAACGGCCTGGCCGGGCTGGGCCTAAGCCTGATGCAGAACTCGCCACCGCCGCACAGCTATCGCCATTCACGAGCCTATCGCCACTTCAAGAACCCGCCGCAGCCGCACATGTGCATCCGCACCACCACGGAGACGGGCGAGGAGCTGTTCATCAACGTCCTTAGCTGGACGCGCATTGTGATACCGCAGGAGCCCAGTGATCCCATACCCCTATACGGAGGCATGCGCG contains:
- the LOC108151971 gene encoding cleavage and polyadenylation specificity factor subunit 5 isoform X1, producing MASSQVSNKSGSGWPLRGSVSNNNNGTQKFAANQALTINRTVNLYPLTNYTFGTKEPLFEKDPSVPSRFQRMREEFDRIGMRRSVEGVLLVHEHGLPHVLLLQLGTTFFKLPGGELNAGEDEVDGLKRLLSETLGRQDGVKQEWIVEDTIGNWWRPNFEPPQYPYIPPHITKPKEHKRLFLVQLHEKALFAVPKNYKLVAAPLFELYDNSQGYGPIISSLPQALCRFNFIYM
- the LOC108151967 gene encoding alpha-tubulin N-acetyltransferase 1 isoform X3; translated protein: MYNKYQQPKTLPALVAPPQGHSHSHDHPNIQKIIPHYRNRHTNKQIPDNCDHNIHIYFLTFNDIYIYLCGGNADGNNIAEEMTAQMDLHHLEDQQQAHGHMNTKRMDLQEVADQEEAHFIRYGLPPQMDSQPEFEPEPEPLTPPSPPEVAESIIGENRRPAGFHLSKQHTGMKNRSSGVGMAVMPTSKMEFNQEEREDFGVVKINRPPGHNGHPLGHDNTDAVSTVSSGNGGHLTNEGYNDLKFYHNRLW
- the LOC108151967 gene encoding alpha-tubulin N-acetyltransferase 1 isoform X2; protein product: MADFRFDIRPLFPEPIVRVTSNLLPHTFRGDRRQCLDATSKMSEIIDRLGELSATSQGLSKPVTTAQRLRMSENQTIYLLADTEAGHNGAVTGLLKVGNKDLYLFDEAGQTRKVERAPSILDFYVHESRQRTGLGKRLFETMLREENWTPLKCSVDRPSEKLLAFFGKHYGLVRTIPQSNNFVLYEGYFNEANSSSGHAHAQSSQEAKTELHITNSPNTQLFGATYLGEEVNHRRHGSQQQKQTPNVLLQQITQISPNGRYGARHPTCTMAEIISGISKVSTKGAGGTGSGESSRIK
- the LOC108151967 gene encoding alpha-tubulin N-acetyltransferase 1 isoform X1, with translation MADFRFDIRPLFPEPIVRVTSNLLPHTFRGDRRQCLDATSKMSEIIDRLGELSATSQGLSKPVTTAQRLRMSENQTIYLLADTEAGHNGAVTGLLKVGNKDLYLFDEAGQTRKVERAPSILDFYVHESRQRTGLGKRLFETMLREENWTPLKCSVDRPSEKLLAFFGKHYGLVRTIPQSNNFVLYEGYFNEANSSSGHAHAQSSQEAKTELHITNSPNTQLFGATYLGEEVNHRRHGSQQQKQTPNVLLQQITQISPNGRYGARHPTCTMAEIISGISKVSTKGAGGTGSGESSSGGNADGNNIAEEMTAQMDLHHLEDQQQAHGHMNTKRMDLQEVADQEEAHFIRYGLPPQMDSQPEFEPEPEPLTPPSPPEVAESIIGENRRPAGFHLSKQHTGMKNRSSGVGMAVMPTSKMEFNQEEREDFGVVKINRPPGHNGHPLGHDNTDAVSTVSSGNGGHLTNEGYNDLKFYHNRLW
- the LOC108151971 gene encoding cleavage and polyadenylation specificity factor subunit 5 isoform X2, with amino-acid sequence MASSQVSNKSGSGWPLRGSVSNNNNGTQKFAANQALTINRTVNLYPLTNYTFGTKEPLFEKDPSVPSRFQRMREEFDRIGMRRSVEGVLLVHEHGLPHVLLLQLGTTFFKLPGGELNAGEDEVDGLKRLLSETLGRQDGVKQEWIVEDTIGNWWRPNFEPPQYPYIPPHITKPKEHKRLFLVQLHEKDTDRNASYDVP
- the LOC108151969 gene encoding ataxin-2 homolog, which translates into the protein MEAKRGNNASATRHATHASRTSVASRHGQQPAAAGGQGATMSRKHVSEASLTTSQARRDTENPRKSPLDALSRAGVVRQQDPFQRRSGLQDVDEAFLATNAFARPSRVRHSGLDGWTDAGAAVPAAAPAAVAPIRVNGGQEQAQVVYQQTQPQQGMPLQAAAATQDQQQMPPTLQQTPPVAAVPSLQQFNQQPAAGQPTRHEPYPTGRAHVHHNQQQQQQQVAYDQQQQQQQIAQQETQAIGQSQSQGQLSPRKYQQQPQTQGFPNQPNVSGGERAAAGGPGSGGQQQQQHQQQQQQQQQQQHHQQQHVGGGAAPPPEAEMCTTCPNCQTTIYLVRSAEMGHGDNSLPTQ